The following proteins are co-located in the Defluviitalea raffinosedens genome:
- the ftsH gene encoding ATP-dependent zinc metalloprotease FtsH yields the protein MGLKKYFKGLSLYMLIFIIIILAVIFTTNSIPNSPENQVTYDQLIKNLQNEEVKRLDIYPDADSRGAEVKATLKNGDLVVISVPSVDHFMERIEQFEENTQIVTYSVSRPNWFIQLLPSLVIMVLVVILLIFIMQQVQGGGGGSRVMSFGKSRAKMVVDDKKKVTFNNVAGLDEEKEELKEIVDFLKQPRKYVELGARIPKGVLLVGPPGTGKTLLAKAVAGEAGVPFFSISGSDFVEMFVGVGASRVRDLFEQAKKNSPCIVFIDEIDAVGRRRGAGLGGGHDEREQTLNQLLVEMDGFGVNEGVIVIAATNRADILDPALLRPGRFDRRVVVGRPDVKGREEILKVHAKGKPLEEDVDLKVVAQTTAGFTGADLENLLNEAALLSARESKRAINMETIQKAFVKVGIGTEKKSRVISEKEKKITAYHEAGHAIIHQVLTELDPVHSISIIPTGMAGGYTMPLPGEDKMYMTKKRMEQEIISLLGGRAAEKIILDDITTGASNDIERATAIARNMVTKYGMSSLGPIQFGDDNDEVFIGRDLAHTRNYGEAVAGAIDREIRAIIEHAYEEAQAILRNHIDILHKTAQLLMEKEKISGKEFAELFNKVEEKEEKSETSQSETETSKEEISEISSENTTV from the coding sequence ATGGGTTTGAAAAAATATTTTAAAGGGCTCAGCTTATATATGCTGATTTTTATTATCATCATTTTAGCTGTGATTTTTACTACAAATAGTATCCCTAATAGTCCTGAAAATCAGGTTACTTATGATCAATTGATTAAAAATCTGCAAAATGAAGAAGTTAAAAGATTAGACATTTATCCTGATGCCGATTCCAGAGGAGCAGAAGTCAAAGCGACTCTGAAAAACGGAGATCTGGTTGTTATTAGTGTTCCCAGTGTGGATCATTTTATGGAACGTATTGAGCAGTTTGAAGAAAATACACAAATTGTTACTTATTCAGTTAGCCGGCCCAATTGGTTCATACAGCTTTTACCTTCCCTTGTTATTATGGTATTAGTGGTGATTCTGCTAATATTCATTATGCAGCAAGTACAAGGGGGCGGCGGCGGAAGCCGGGTAATGAGTTTTGGTAAAAGCCGTGCTAAAATGGTTGTAGATGATAAGAAAAAAGTTACTTTTAATAATGTAGCAGGATTAGATGAAGAAAAAGAAGAATTAAAAGAAATTGTTGACTTTTTAAAACAGCCCAGAAAATATGTTGAACTGGGAGCGAGAATCCCTAAAGGTGTTCTTTTGGTAGGACCTCCGGGAACAGGTAAAACCTTGCTGGCAAAGGCTGTAGCTGGAGAAGCGGGAGTTCCGTTTTTTAGTATTTCCGGTTCAGACTTTGTTGAAATGTTCGTAGGGGTAGGAGCTTCCAGGGTAAGAGACCTCTTTGAACAGGCTAAGAAAAATTCTCCATGTATCGTTTTCATAGATGAAATTGACGCCGTAGGAAGAAGGCGGGGAGCAGGTCTTGGAGGAGGCCATGATGAAAGAGAACAAACTCTGAACCAATTACTTGTTGAGATGGATGGTTTCGGAGTGAATGAAGGGGTTATTGTTATCGCAGCGACTAACAGAGCGGATATACTTGACCCTGCGTTGCTCCGTCCCGGCCGTTTTGACAGAAGGGTTGTAGTAGGTAGACCAGATGTAAAGGGAAGAGAAGAAATTCTGAAGGTCCATGCAAAAGGAAAGCCTCTTGAAGAAGATGTAGATCTTAAAGTAGTTGCGCAAACAACCGCTGGCTTTACAGGGGCGGATCTTGAAAATTTACTTAATGAAGCCGCATTGCTTTCAGCCAGAGAAAGTAAACGCGCAATCAATATGGAAACTATTCAGAAGGCATTTGTAAAAGTTGGTATTGGTACTGAAAAGAAGAGTCGAGTGATTTCTGAAAAAGAAAAGAAAATTACTGCATATCACGAAGCAGGTCATGCGATTATTCATCAGGTGCTTACGGAACTTGATCCGGTTCATAGCATTTCTATTATTCCCACAGGAATGGCAGGAGGTTATACAATGCCTCTTCCTGGAGAAGACAAAATGTATATGACTAAGAAGCGTATGGAACAGGAAATCATAAGCCTTCTTGGAGGAAGAGCCGCTGAAAAGATTATTTTAGACGATATTACCACCGGGGCTTCCAATGATATAGAGCGGGCTACAGCTATTGCAAGAAATATGGTAACGAAATACGGTATGAGCAGCCTCGGCCCTATTCAATTTGGAGATGACAACGACGAAGTATTTATAGGCAGAGATCTTGCTCATACAAGAAATTATGGAGAAGCAGTGGCAGGAGCGATTGACAGAGAAATCAGAGCGATTATTGAGCACGCGTATGAAGAAGCTCAGGCTATTTTAAGAAATCATATCGATATCCTCCATAAGACAGCACAGCTTTTAATGGAAAAAGAAAAAATATCAGGAAAAGAATTCGCAGAATTATTTAATAAAGTTGAAGAGAAGGAAGAAAAATCGGAAACTTCTCAAAGTGAAACAGAAACTTCCAAAGAAGAAATTTCAGAGATTTCCAGTGAAAACACTACAGTATAA
- the lysS gene encoding lysine--tRNA ligase, whose amino-acid sequence MSEENQLHLETEEQDLNELLRIRREKLSELQEKGKDPFKLVKYDVTHHSEDIHKNFEAMEGQIVCVAGRMMSKRIMGKASFCDVQDRQGRIQIYVRKDGIGEEAYEEFKRFDIGDIIGAKGEVFKTKKGEISIKAEEVVLLSKSLQILPEKWHGLKDTDLRYRQRYLDLIVNPEVKDTFIKRTAIIKEIRRFLDDKDFLEVETPVLHTIPGGAAARPFITHHNTLDIDMYMRIALELHLKRLIVGGMERVYEIGRVFRNEGMSVRHNPEFTLLELYQAYTDYYGMMDLTENLIRTVAKNVLGTAKVTYGQDEIDLEKPFARLTMVEAVKQYANVDFNEIHTLEEARELAKKHHIEYEERHKKGDILNLFFEEYVEKNLIQPTFIMDHPVEISPLAKRKPDNPDYTERFELFITAREFANAFSELNDPIDQRKRFEYQEELRAAGDEEANMIDEDFLTALEYGMPPTGGLGIGIDRLVMLLTNSYSIRDVLLFPTMKPIENKK is encoded by the coding sequence ATGTCGGAAGAAAACCAACTCCATTTGGAAACGGAAGAACAGGATCTTAATGAATTATTAAGAATCAGAAGAGAGAAGTTAAGTGAACTTCAAGAAAAAGGTAAAGACCCCTTCAAGCTGGTAAAATACGACGTAACCCATCACAGTGAAGACATTCATAAGAATTTTGAAGCAATGGAAGGGCAAATTGTTTGCGTAGCAGGACGTATGATGTCCAAGAGAATTATGGGAAAAGCTTCCTTCTGTGATGTACAGGATCGTCAGGGCAGAATTCAGATTTATGTTAGAAAAGACGGCATTGGAGAAGAAGCTTATGAAGAATTCAAACGTTTTGATATTGGCGATATTATAGGGGCTAAAGGGGAAGTATTTAAGACCAAAAAAGGAGAAATCTCCATTAAAGCAGAAGAAGTTGTATTGCTTTCAAAAAGCCTTCAGATTCTTCCTGAAAAATGGCATGGATTAAAAGACACAGACCTTCGTTACCGTCAAAGATATTTAGACCTTATTGTAAATCCTGAGGTAAAAGATACCTTTATTAAGAGAACTGCGATTATCAAAGAAATAAGAAGATTTTTAGATGATAAAGATTTCCTGGAAGTAGAAACTCCAGTGCTTCATACAATCCCCGGAGGTGCTGCTGCAAGGCCATTTATCACTCATCATAATACATTGGATATAGATATGTATATGAGAATTGCTCTTGAACTCCATCTAAAACGTCTTATTGTCGGTGGAATGGAAAGAGTATACGAAATCGGTCGCGTATTTAGAAATGAAGGAATGTCTGTAAGACATAATCCAGAATTTACTCTTTTAGAATTATACCAAGCTTATACAGATTACTATGGCATGATGGATTTGACAGAAAACCTTATTCGTACTGTGGCTAAGAATGTTTTAGGTACAGCAAAAGTAACCTATGGACAAGATGAAATCGATTTAGAAAAACCGTTTGCAAGACTTACAATGGTCGAAGCAGTAAAGCAATATGCTAATGTAGATTTTAATGAGATCCATACCCTTGAAGAAGCGAGAGAACTTGCAAAGAAACATCATATCGAATATGAAGAACGCCATAAAAAAGGAGATATCCTCAATCTGTTCTTTGAAGAATATGTAGAAAAGAACTTGATCCAGCCGACCTTTATCATGGATCATCCGGTAGAAATCTCTCCATTGGCTAAGAGAAAACCCGACAATCCAGATTATACAGAAAGATTTGAGCTTTTTATTACTGCCCGTGAATTTGCTAATGCATTCTCAGAACTTAATGATCCAATAGACCAGAGAAAGAGATTTGAATACCAGGAAGAATTAAGAGCGGCAGGAGATGAAGAAGCCAACATGATCGACGAGGACTTCTTAACAGCCTTAGAATACGGTATGCCGCCAACAGGAGGTTTAGGAATAGGAATAGACAGACTTGTTATGCTCCTTACAAATTCCTATTCCATAAGAGACGTGCTTCTGTTCCCAACCATGAAACCTATAGAAAACAAAAAATAA
- a CDS encoding DUF6145 family protein codes for MEKKVIFSASYYTQKYYSNPEFDGIPTSIRNELRMICISLAEKLHAIFTIGFYENGEVYFEARAEECDYDFDEIGVPLEIKRLESEQRELIKMLKLWYKIYMTPEGQPIKEAILKETEKRKNSD; via the coding sequence ATGGAGAAAAAAGTGATATTTTCAGCTTCTTATTATACTCAGAAATATTATAGCAATCCGGAATTCGATGGGATTCCCACTTCTATCAGAAATGAACTTCGAATGATTTGCATTTCTTTAGCAGAAAAACTGCATGCCATTTTTACCATTGGATTTTATGAAAATGGAGAAGTGTATTTTGAAGCCAGGGCGGAAGAATGTGATTATGATTTTGATGAAATAGGGGTGCCTTTGGAAATCAAAAGATTAGAATCGGAACAAAGGGAACTGATCAAAATGTTGAAACTATGGTATAAGATATACATGACGCCAGAAGGACAACCCATAAAGGAAGCTATTTTAAAAGAAACTGAAAAAAGAAAAAACAGTGATTGA
- a CDS encoding biotin--[acetyl-CoA-carboxylase] ligase yields the protein MKSKILQLLKDSDGYVSGEEISKVLGVSRTAIWKVISHLKEEGYVIESVTKKGYLLQETPDLLTEDEILYHLKTKWLGRKIVHYHQIDSTNKEAKKLAASGEKEGTIVISEEQLAGRGRLGRTWISPAGTGIWMSVILRPSIAPTDASKITLLAGLAVCEGIKEATGLPVQIKWPNDLVLHNKKICGILTEMSAEMEKINYIILGIGINVNTDSFPEDLKNTATSLKIEGEKEYDRKEIVKAILMYLEQYYELYMKNQDMEDLLEKYKNHCLTLGKEVKIIHRNEEFIGKAVDLSKEGELMVEKQDGQVITVFSGEVSVRGLYGYI from the coding sequence ATGAAATCAAAAATTCTGCAATTATTAAAGGACTCCGACGGATATGTATCCGGAGAAGAAATAAGCAAAGTTTTAGGTGTTTCAAGAACTGCTATCTGGAAAGTTATTTCTCATCTGAAGGAAGAAGGATATGTCATAGAATCCGTTACAAAAAAGGGATATTTACTTCAGGAAACTCCTGATTTATTGACAGAAGACGAAATTTTATATCATTTAAAAACCAAATGGCTGGGAAGAAAGATTGTTCATTATCATCAGATCGATTCAACCAATAAAGAAGCTAAAAAACTGGCCGCCAGCGGCGAAAAGGAAGGTACCATAGTCATATCGGAGGAACAGTTGGCTGGCAGGGGGAGACTGGGAAGAACTTGGATTTCTCCGGCCGGAACGGGCATATGGATGTCGGTGATTTTAAGACCGTCTATTGCACCTACAGATGCTTCTAAAATTACTTTATTGGCAGGACTTGCGGTTTGTGAAGGAATAAAGGAGGCAACAGGACTTCCGGTTCAAATAAAATGGCCTAATGATCTTGTGCTGCACAATAAAAAAATATGCGGCATATTAACAGAAATGAGCGCTGAAATGGAAAAAATCAATTATATTATTCTGGGGATAGGCATTAACGTGAATACGGATTCCTTTCCAGAAGACTTAAAAAATACTGCTACCTCTTTAAAAATCGAAGGGGAAAAGGAGTATGACAGAAAAGAGATCGTAAAAGCCATTTTAATGTACCTTGAACAATATTATGAACTCTATATGAAGAATCAAGATATGGAAGATTTGCTTGAAAAATATAAGAACCACTGTTTAACCCTTGGAAAAGAGGTAAAAATTATCCATAGAAATGAGGAATTTATCGGTAAAGCAGTAGATCTGTCCAAAGAAGGAGAACTTATGGTAGAAAAGCAAGATGGACAAGTTATTACTGTTTTTTCAGGAGAAGTTTCTGTCAGGGGATTATACGGTTATATTTAG
- the dusB gene encoding tRNA dihydrouridine synthase DusB, translating into MKIKDIDIPNSVFLAPMAGVTDLPFRLLCKEMGCGLVYTEMVSAKGLLYDNENTKQLLAVDEREHPVAVQLFGSDARILAEMAKKIEESDIDMIDINMGCPAPKITKNGEGSALMKNPKQIGEIVKAVSSAVKKPVTIKIRKGFDDNTITAVEVAKIAEESGAAAIAVHGRTREQFYSGKADWNIIRQVKEAVSIPVIGNGDVVSPETAKRLFEETNCDAIMIGRGAQGNPWIFKRVLHYLQTGEILEEPSPQEKIDMALRHARMLIEFKGEYIGIREMRKHVSWYTKGLLKAGVLRNKINEAQNYEEMEKLLKEYLEQF; encoded by the coding sequence ATGAAAATAAAAGATATAGACATTCCAAATTCGGTATTTTTAGCTCCTATGGCAGGGGTTACAGATCTGCCCTTTAGACTTCTTTGCAAAGAAATGGGTTGTGGCTTAGTTTACACAGAAATGGTCAGCGCAAAGGGCCTTCTGTATGACAATGAAAATACCAAGCAGCTTTTGGCGGTAGATGAAAGAGAACATCCTGTGGCTGTTCAGCTTTTTGGTTCTGATGCTAGGATTTTGGCGGAAATGGCAAAAAAGATTGAAGAAAGTGATATTGATATGATTGATATCAATATGGGATGTCCTGCACCTAAAATCACAAAAAATGGAGAAGGCTCTGCTTTAATGAAAAATCCAAAGCAGATTGGAGAAATCGTAAAGGCAGTTTCCTCCGCAGTAAAAAAGCCGGTTACAATTAAAATTCGAAAAGGATTTGATGACAATACCATTACAGCTGTAGAAGTTGCTAAAATTGCAGAGGAAAGCGGGGCAGCAGCCATAGCCGTTCATGGGAGAACCAGGGAACAGTTTTACAGTGGAAAAGCCGATTGGAATATTATAAGGCAAGTTAAAGAAGCGGTGTCTATTCCTGTCATTGGCAATGGGGATGTTGTAAGCCCTGAAACTGCCAAAAGATTATTTGAAGAAACCAATTGTGATGCCATTATGATTGGTCGAGGTGCTCAAGGTAATCCGTGGATTTTTAAAAGAGTGCTTCATTACTTACAAACCGGAGAAATTCTAGAAGAACCCTCCCCCCAGGAAAAAATAGATATGGCCCTTCGCCATGCCCGTATGCTCATAGAATTTAAAGGAGAATACATCGGGATAAGAGAAATGCGAAAGCATGTTTCATGGTATACTAAAGGATTGCTTAAAGCAGGAGTTCTCAGAAATAAGATTAATGAGGCTCAAAATTACGAAGAAATGGAAAAACTTCTAAAAGAATATCTGGAGCAATTTTAA
- the greA gene encoding transcription elongation factor GreA — MAEKKIVLTYEGLDKLEKELQELKTIRRKEVAEKIKEARGQGDLSENAEYDAAKEEQAEIETRIVEIEKILRNAHVIDEDDVNVDVINLGCRVKIQDMEFDEVLDYAIVGSTEADPSEGKISNESPVGAALIGHKVGDVVEVEVPEGKLEFKILEIYR, encoded by the coding sequence ATGGCAGAAAAAAAGATCGTTTTAACTTACGAAGGCTTGGATAAATTAGAGAAAGAACTTCAAGAGTTAAAGACTATTCGCAGAAAAGAAGTTGCGGAAAAAATCAAAGAAGCCAGAGGACAGGGGGATCTTTCTGAAAACGCAGAATACGATGCAGCCAAAGAAGAACAGGCTGAAATCGAAACAAGAATTGTAGAAATAGAGAAGATTCTTCGCAACGCCCATGTAATAGATGAAGATGATGTTAATGTGGATGTAATAAACCTCGGCTGCAGAGTGAAGATTCAAGACATGGAATTTGATGAAGTATTGGATTATGCGATTGTAGGTTCTACAGAAGCAGATCCTTCAGAAGGTAAAATTTCCAATGAATCTCCTGTAGGGGCTGCTTTAATAGGCCATAAAGTAGGAGATGTTGTTGAAGTTGAAGTGCCTGAAGGAAAACTGGAGTTTAAAATACTTGAAATATATAGATAA
- a CDS encoding type III pantothenate kinase, with the protein MILAIDVGNTNIVLGAYEGEKLTAYWRMSTHGYKSSDELGMFIYNLLQHNDINPKSMEQVVIASVVPDIMYSLEHGIRKYLCINPLIVGPGIKTGLNIRTDNPRELGADRIVNAVAALKLYGGPAIIIDFGTATTYDVIDKEGNYIGGVISPGINISADALWQRAAKLPKVEIQKPDRVIGKNTIDSMQSGLVYGYVGQVDYIVKRIKKEMKSPEAKVIATGGLAKVIAPESKTIEEVNGFLTLQGLRIIYEKNK; encoded by the coding sequence ATGATATTAGCTATTGATGTCGGTAATACCAATATTGTTCTGGGCGCTTATGAGGGAGAAAAATTAACCGCTTATTGGAGAATGAGTACTCACGGTTATAAATCCTCCGATGAGTTAGGTATGTTCATATATAATTTATTACAGCATAACGATATTAACCCCAAAAGTATGGAGCAAGTGGTTATTGCTTCTGTGGTTCCCGATATTATGTATTCCCTTGAGCATGGTATCCGAAAATATCTTTGCATTAACCCTTTAATTGTAGGACCGGGGATCAAAACAGGACTCAATATCAGAACGGATAATCCCAGGGAATTAGGAGCGGACAGAATTGTGAATGCTGTTGCAGCTCTGAAGCTTTATGGAGGACCAGCTATTATCATTGACTTTGGAACAGCAACCACCTATGATGTTATAGACAAAGAAGGAAATTATATCGGTGGAGTGATTTCACCGGGGATTAATATATCTGCTGATGCCCTGTGGCAAAGGGCGGCAAAACTTCCGAAGGTAGAAATTCAAAAGCCGGATCGGGTGATTGGAAAAAACACCATAGACAGTATGCAATCCGGATTGGTATATGGATATGTTGGACAAGTCGATTATATCGTAAAACGTATTAAAAAAGAGATGAAGTCACCGGAGGCAAAAGTTATTGCAACGGGAGGTCTGGCAAAAGTCATTGCCCCTGAATCCAAGACAATAGAAGAAGTCAATGGTTTTTTAACTCTGCAAGGCCTTAGAATCATTTACGAAAAAAATAAGTAG
- a CDS encoding ECF transporter S component has translation MNQTALAKRSSTQKLVLTGMLVAISIILDATPIGTIRLPIVSATIAHVPTIIGGMTGGPLVGGIVGLSFGLASLIRNLTQPTSILSFAFMNPLVSVLPRILVGIMAYYGYYGIQKFANDYISIIAGAMIGSCTNTVLVLGMMYILYAQRVVEAFSAVGKSGTAKVILLGIATANGIPEMIVAAILTVVIVKGLKKIYNI, from the coding sequence GTGAATCAAACAGCATTAGCCAAAAGAAGCTCAACGCAAAAGCTCGTTTTAACCGGAATGCTGGTGGCAATTTCTATTATTTTGGATGCAACGCCTATAGGCACCATTCGACTGCCTATTGTTAGTGCAACCATTGCTCACGTTCCGACAATTATTGGAGGCATGACCGGAGGCCCTTTAGTAGGTGGGATTGTAGGATTATCCTTTGGACTTGCCAGTCTCATTAGAAATCTGACCCAGCCTACCAGTATATTGTCCTTTGCCTTTATGAATCCTTTAGTATCCGTTTTACCGAGGATATTAGTAGGAATCATGGCTTACTATGGATATTATGGTATCCAAAAATTTGCCAATGATTATATCTCCATTATAGCGGGAGCGATGATTGGAAGCTGTACCAATACGGTCCTGGTATTAGGAATGATGTATATTCTTTATGCCCAAAGGGTCGTTGAAGCATTCAGCGCTGTAGGCAAATCAGGTACTGCAAAGGTGATTTTGCTGGGAATTGCTACAGCCAATGGAATTCCCGAAATGATCGTGGCAGCAATTTTGACGGTTGTCATTGTAAAAGGATTGAAAAAAATATATAATATTTAA